The window CTTCTCCCTCTGCATTTGGCTGCTTGCCTGCCTCCGTCTCATCAATCATATGTCAATTCAACTGTTACACCAACAATCCCCATGTCCTCCTTCGCTATGTCCACAAATCTCAAACTCAGTCGCTTTGGCGACTGCTGCTCCTTCTGGCTTCAACTTTGCATGCACCTCAGGTTCATTGACACGGTTTTCTGTCTGGTGTCTGCTTACCTTCATCCCTTGAACATAACCTCCATCTCCTGCACCCACTCCCTACTTTTATACTGGAATAGTTAAAAGCTAAGGGGATGTATTTATCAGAATCCTACAAGTTTAATGGAATTATATGACAAAAAGGAGGTGTTCTTGTTTGGTCAACACCGTtgacaggaccaaagtgctgtacaccgataaaaacaaataaaatgcagaaataccCTTGCCAGGTACAATAAAATgaccaataaataaaacagaataataaaactaataaacagcaactaaaaagacagaaatagcTATAATAAATAGGAATCTCCCAGTTAAGGTCTAGACGAATTTAGAATCTGTGGCTAGATTAAactgaaaattttaattttatcagaTGCTAAGAACTACGTATTTGCACATGTTGTAGCTTCGCAGGAAGCGCTGTTTGGTAGattcaacttgaacattttagtttttatctatATATGCCTTATTATCTATCAACAACTGGACAGTATTTTTCCGCTTCTGATAAGTCTTTCCCTCCTgctgtacagcttaactttaaatggcCTATATGATGCgaaatccactttttttgcagtgcactggcAGAAAGGTGTGACAGCACTATGTTAAGACTGGGAGCTGCACAGACGTCACATAAACTAATATATCAAATTGCTCATGAAGTGACCTGATGTGTGCATTACAATTGAGCTTAGCTTTCTTCAGCAGAATTCTCAGCAAGTCATTATAAGCAACCTCAAGCTTCTGCATActcgattttttttaaatcgagtATGCAGCCTAAGATGAGCGGaatggtgtatgcagttcagtgaggaatgttctgatatTTATATTGtggaaaccaaacaacctctccacagccGCTCAGGACGCtgaggagagctacctcctcaggacaaggctctgctgtccacctgcacctgttttgaggaccaaaaagtaaaatttttagACAGAGAAGACATGTTTTTAGAgagggtgaaggaagccatttatgtaaagcgagaaaaaacatcttcaaacagAAGGGAagggctcaggtttcaactttccaaaagttacaacacagcaataggtttgattcctgccaagtttcaccttaattcacacctccatgcatgaGATCACAACGTTTCTCCAGTGAGCCAGGCAAACGATGAGCCTAACgacgatcagttccaggtgactCTACATGAGAATCcaagctctaacgaggcctccctggcaggtctataaagcttgggactccacactactccagacatttttaactAAAATAGCTTCTTGGAGGgaaagcgaaacatcttcagcttcagaatagaagtccagtggttatattttttttaagcattttttggATCTTTTTCCCTATAGCTGACTTTGGAAGGCTGGAAAAAGGCTGATATAGAACCTTTAAATTTAGCTTCCTTTTTTCatattgtgttttgcatttttgaggGTTTTCTCTCTGGATGATCATTCTTCATTTTTCTATAGATgccttttgtgtttgtgtgttatatgtgaattaagccggtgtctcaccaaaatgtcattattgtaACATGATGGCAATAAAGACTCCTGATTCAATCTAAATTAGCTCACGCTATTTTGTGAATAAGAATAGCGTGGGAAAGATAGGGGGGAAATATAGCCACTAAATGTGTAAAGAATTGCCTTAGGTTGGCCAAATGAAAGTGCACGGACTACTTTATTGAAGGAAAAAGGTCTAAGCAGTATAAATGTTCCGTGGCTGTTTGCAAAGAAACTCAAAGCAGGCCTTTCACACAAATCCAGTTACCAAATaaagatacaaaacaaaaaataaatgtgttgtaGTTGTGCAATTTAAAAGAAGGctgtcatttaaaaactttGCTTTAACGGAAGCCAATTCCAGCCAGTGAAGGTAATTAAAATGTTCATAGACCTTTGATGTTGTAACTACACTTCGCTTAAATTGATGCAAATATGGGCCGAAATAAAGATAGCTGCATTATGTTTAAGACCCCAGAGAGCTCAGGTGAGAGATCTAAATGTCAGTTCAACATTGAAGGGTGTTTTTCttaacaaatgacaaataaataatatcagTCAGAAAGCAAAGTCCTTATGAAGGAAAAGATAAATCATATGGCCCGTACGGGGATCGAACCCGCGACCTTGGCGTTATTAGCACCACGCTCTAACCAACTGAGCTAACCGGCCACACGAGTGTGGCCACTGAAACTGGGTTTATGAATAAGTGATTGACTATATGTATGAcaagctgttttcatttttgagaAATCGAAACTGTATAGCTACACCGGACATAGTTGAAAAACAGAAAGTCAAAATTATCACACTTTTAGAGATCCGACAACTTCTCAGTACGACggtaagattttttatttaaagttggGTAAACCAATAAAGACAACATGCAGGCCAGTTTATTTCAAGTCAACAGTGCGTTTGTAGTAGTAGGAAGTAGTTGAGTGTGACGATATACAGTAGCTGACGCTGAATTAGCCATTTCGCTGAAAAACGAAATACTAGTTGTTCACTGGTGAGATTTGTCCTGTCCTGTGGCAGCTAACTGTTATCACGTGGCTTTTCCGAATTTCCGCGTTGTGGGAATAAAGGACTTTCTTAGCTTTGATTATTTCCTATTGTTAGCTATATTGTTAGGTTAATATGCCtttttaaattctccttaggtgtaagtgtgtgttatcctgtctgtctctgtgttgccctgcgatagactggcgatctgtccagggtgtaccccgaatctcgcccattgacagctggagatagacaccagcacccctcgcgaccccaactgggataagcgtgttggtggaaaatggatgaatggatgttaGCTATATGTGTAAAGATATGCTCCCTTATCACTTTAGATTTACATTTAACTTACAcggtttgtttttaaacatggtCATCATCGTTGTCATCCACAACATAGATCTTTCTAAGTGAGttccagatttttcttttttttttactatggaTGTTTCTCATTTTTCCGGAATGTGATCTGAAACACTCGGGTTGCTTTTCTCgcagttgaaaaaaaattgtagccAAGTCAACACCTCACACTCCTTGTTGTGCTCCTCAATACATTCTTGAAGCATTCTGCTTTGTGGCACAGCCATCAGCAAGCACTGTTCACACAAAAGTGGCGCGCAACAACGCTTAGGTACTAAGATCCTTatggatggagccaaaaacGACCAGCCAGAACTTTGCCCAAACCATCAAACTGCTTCTGATGACCTACCTTCTTCCCATAATGCATCCTGGCATGAGCTCCGCAGGAAAGAAATGCCCTGGCAACCGGGTATGCATGTGATTTAAAGGAACACACCAAGCCACCATCATCCATTGCTTCCTGGTCCAGCTTTAATGCACATGTGcccattgttggctctggtggcAGTGGATAGGGGTCCGCAGGGGCACCCTGATTGGTCTGTCGTTACATGACCAAGTCATCGTAATATGGCAACTCGCTTAAATCTTGTTGTTTACGTCTCGATTAAATCCTAACACCTTTTTCCTGCTTTGAAGACTGTTCATCTGCGTCCAAATACATCCCCACATACTTACACATTATTCATTATTCCCAAATTCTCCATCTTAAAACAGTAGAGCATAAAAAGTCAGCACACAGCCCATCATGATTGTGTTTATTCTCTTCGCAGTTTACTGGCATCACCAGGACCCTGTACTGAAAGCAGGATGTCGCTGCAGTTCTTTGGCTGGGAGGTGACCTACGATGACGACTCTCCTCGCCTGGAGCTGGGGGCCTCCCAGGATCCCACAGATCGGGGCGTCTACACCATGTACCACGGCACTACTGTTGCCAATGCACGTCTCATCATCGCCAGCGGCTTTAAGCAGTCAACAAAGGGCATGTTGGGAATGGGCGTGTACGTAAGTCGCAACAGGAAGAAGGCAGAACGCTACCCTCTGAACGTCAACCCCTCAGATCGCGTGGTGCTCCAGCTGCACGTGCGCGTTGGCCGCGTCAAACGCATAGATAAGGACAACCACCCGATGCAGTACACCTGGAGCACGCAAGGCTACGACACCGCCTGGGTACCCGCCAACTGCGGCATGGTGGCTGTGCCCAGCGGCCTGGAGGAGGACTGTGTGtttgacccaaaaagaataaaGGTCGTGGACATTGCCAAGGCTCCCAACGCGGAGCTGGAGCCGCTTAAACAGCTTCTGGCCAACAGCGTCAGAAATGCAACCGTTGGAGCGGGCGGCGGGGCTGCTGCAGCTGATTGCTCACTgtgcaacaggaagcaacagcAGCACTCTCCACATGTCAGGCAAACGTGCTGGGGATGTGGGCAAAACATTTGCACGCTCATGACCAAACATGTCTGTTCGGGGAGGATTTAGGAGTGACCGCACCGCCGGACCCGGTTCGTTTAGACAAGCGCAGGGAAATCAAAAGCTGAACGTAACTTAAGGCATTGAGGGCTTCTCTCAGGGTGTAAATCTACTTTGGAAACTTTCTGTTGTCTTCCACAAAGAACACATAGTGTCAGAATCAGCACTTTGTGTCACGATGATTTCACTGTAATATTGAACTAGTTTAGCATTATCGTGTGTTGGTGTCGGGTGGGATCAATATGAGACAATCTCTATGAGGAGCAAAGTGTCTTTATTTCATGCTGAATGTGGACTGGGTTGCATGGTTTTAGGAAATATGTTATGActttagtaataaaaaaaatctgatttcattttcagaatccaaagaagaataaaatgaaataaaacaatgtaaataaaaccataattttGAAGTCTTGATTCACGATGCCTTACATTCATGTTTTGCAAcgtctgcaaaaaataaaataaaaaataaagttaattgaTGGCTTGCTTATGGAGAAACCCGCTTATCTGCTCATTTGATTACATGCAAAAAGATGCAGGTGCAGCGTTCAGGATGAGGAAGATGTTAGCTCTGAGTAAAACGCCAGAAGCCTTTGatttccattcattttggcaTGTTGCAGCAGAACCTGCACAGAGAAGAAAGAGGACGCTTACTATCAAAGCTCTGAATAACATTCAGTTCAATAAAAAGAACCTGTTCTGGTGCCACTGTgttggaggaggggggggatgTTTGCTCACATTGACGAGTTCCTGGTCATTTTTGGCAAGCAGGTGCCTGAGCAGGTACCAACTCGCCACCTGCACCACTGTCACCGGGAAGTCACCAGATGAACCGTAAACCAGCCTCTCCAGCAAACGCCTCGTTTCCCTGCAGACGACAGAACAGAAACCTGAAGGCAGGTCTAACAGAGGTCCTGCACAGTAAGCCTGTGTGTGTCTACAAAGGTTTCTTGGAGCACGACTCGAGAAAATTTCGCCATGACACGGCTGGGTGATTGGCACCACATGAtcctttttcaccttttgtcaCCTTACAACCACAGAGTTCAGCACATTTTACTGGGCTTTTATTTGAATATGTAGTTTCATAAGAAATACTTTTGCGTTTTCATTGCCTTTACATTTTCCTGATCATCCAACAGACCCTAATATCAGATGAAGATATGCAGatgaaaaaaagctgtttaaaaacaatgttttcatcCATTTACCACATGAGtctgtgtaaaaaaggaaaccTAAACCTAAAAACCGGTTGTCTCACCCATGTCGAAAGCTGCCATCAaggtttttgttgttattgtttttatctgGAAAAGTCTTTCATATCGCTCTGAAGGAACGtgaagcctctttttttttttttttttttttttttgcaaaattcttcttattattttggCCACATTGAAGGGTTTTTGAGTATGAATTGTAAGTTCGTAGTCATCACACAGCATCTCAATCATATTTCAGTCCAGACTTTGTTAATGCCACTCTAAAACCTCAATTTAGTGTTTTTAGTTCCTCAGAGGGGAACTTGCTTATGTGCCTGAGATCACTGTCCTGCTGTAAAACTCAAGCTATGCAGTCAAGCttgaaggagcaataagcaaaatttcattattttagatagaaagaactaaaaaatgtaGACGTGAAAAACTAAAGacatctttttagatggaatatgatatgacatcacacaccatctgtgttgttctccagtctcttgtttacaaagccgggcCG of the Fundulus heteroclitus isolate FHET01 chromosome 12, MU-UCD_Fhet_4.1, whole genome shotgun sequence genome contains:
- the LOC105926809 gene encoding uncharacterized protein LOC105926809, translating into MRKQHCTQAQGFFTAGKQVTMSIQFSGWEVVDDGACFPGVMLAPAQKPQNKGVYTMFHGTSVSSARAILSGGFKQSSAGMLGKGVYMSRDVKKAAHYPLGSNPSDRVIFELRVRVGRVKRIDQDNHPMQFTWSAQGYNTAWVPPNCGMKSVPSGLEEDCVFDPKRVKVVGIAKAPNPAIKKELQQLLAKESKKDTGGAGDCKDVCQLCKRKTQKGAPHIKQQCWKCGQNICILTSKHFCQTDFGSLLASPGPCTESRMSLQFFGWEVTYDDDSPRLELGASQDPTDRGVYTMYHGTTVANARLIIASGFKQSTKGMLGMGVYVSRNRKKAERYPLNVNPSDRVVLQLHVRVGRVKRIDKDNHPMQYTWSTQGYDTAWVPANCGMVAVPSGLEEDCVFDPKRIKVVDIAKAPNAELEPLKQLLANSVRNATVGAGGGAAAADCSLCNRKQQQHSPHVRQTCWGCGQNICTLMTKHVCSGRI